One Misgurnus anguillicaudatus chromosome 19, ASM2758022v2, whole genome shotgun sequence genomic region harbors:
- the LOC129432579 gene encoding cytochrome P450 3A30: MIDLSSLSITWTLVVLLITLVFIYGVWPYGFFNKLGISGPRPWPFLGTLLSYRKGICNFDMECAKKYGKMWGIFEGRRPILMVTDLEIIKVVMVKECYSTFTNRRNRNEALAGPLADGIILVKDEKWRRIRNALSPYFTSGRLKEMFPIVETHAERFVKNMLKRDQEQSVKLKEVIGPYSLDVVTSSSFSVDIDSISNPDDPFVTNIKKFVQFNALNPLLLLLTLFPFLTNIFAKVGITLFSRSSMDFFYSALRKIKDQHNKDSSGRIDFLKLMIQSQISDDQAEDTTSDQPVKGLTDHEILSQSFVFIMGGYETTSTTLSFLLYNLATNPDSLEKLVEEIDANFPVNVPITYDALMKMDYLEMSINESMRLFPTAPRLERACKKTVEVNGVTIPEDTLVGIPTYVLNRDPNLWESPDEFRPERFSPESKSEVNQYVFMPFGLGPRNCIGMRFALMIMKIFVVKLLQNFSVETCKETQIPLELNALLQPKVPITLKFIPRSHRDK, from the exons ATGATTGATCTGTCATCTTTATCTATCACCTGGACCTTGGTGGTACTGCTTATAACTCTTGTGTTTAT TTATGGTGTTTGGCCTTATGGGTTTTTCAACAAACTGGGAATTTCAGGACCAAGACCTTGGCCCTTCCTTGGCACGCTTCTGTCATACAGAAAA GGTATTTGCAATTTTGATATGGAGTGTGCTAAGAAATATGGAAAAATGTGGGG GATCTTTGAAGGAAGGCGTCCAATATTAATGGTTACTGACCTAGAAATAATCAAAGTGGTTATGGTTAAAGAATGCTATTCTACATTTACCAACAGAAGG AATAGAAATGAAGCCCTTGCCGGCCCTTTAGCTGATGGCATCATTTTAGTTAAAGATGAGAAATGGAGGAGAATCCGCAATGCACTGTCACCGTATTTCACAAGCGGTCGACTTAAGGAG ATGTTTCCTATAGTTGAGACGCATGCAGAGcgatttgtaaaaaatatgctaaaGAGAGACCAGGAGCAGTCGGTTAAACTCAAAGA AGTTATTGGACCGTACAGTTTGGATGTAGTTACCAGTTCATCCTTTAGTGTTGACATTGACTCCATAAGCAACCCCGATGACCCTTTTGTTACCAATATCAAGAAGTTTGTCCAGTTTAATGCTCTCAATCCTCTCTTGCTGTTATTAA ctCTTTTTCCCTTTCTCACCAATATTTTCGCCAAAGTGGGTATAACTCTTTTTTCGAGATCTTCTATGGATTTTTTCTACAGTGCTCTGAGAAAGATTAAAGACCAGCACAACAAGGACTCCAGT gGCCGAATAGACTTTCTAAAGCTGATGATCCAGAGTCAAATATCTGATGATCAAGCTGAGGACACCACAAGTGATCAACCTGTTAAAG GTCTTACCGATCACGAGATCCTCTCTCAGTCGTTCGTTTTCATCATGGGAGGTTATGAGACTACAAGTACAACTCTTTCCTTCCTTCTCTATAATCTTGCAACTAATCCGGACTCCCTGGAAAAGCTGGTTGAAGAGATTGACGCAAACTTTCCTGTCAAT GTGCCTATCACATATGATGCATTGATGAAAATGGATTATTTGGAAATGTCCATCAACGAATCAATGCGTCTTTTTCCAACCGCCCCACGCTTGGAGAGGGCCTGTAAGAAAACTGTAGAGGTCAATGGTGTGACCATACCGGAGGACACTCTGGTTGGAATTCCTACATATGTGCTAAATCGTGATCCAAATCTCTGGGAGTCTCCCGATGAGTTTAGACCGGAGAG GTTCAGCCCAGAGAGTAAGTCAGAGGTTAACCAGTATGTTTTCATGCCTTTTGGACTCGGGCCCCGCAATTGCATTGGAATGAGATTTGCGCTGATGATCATGAAAATTTTTGTTGTAAAGCTTCTACAAAACTTCAGTGTGGAAACATGCAAAGAGACGCAG ATCCCTCTGGAGTTAAATGCCCTCTTGCAGCCAAAAGTACCCATCACACTGAAGTTTATACCAAGATCTCACAGAGACAAATAG